The sequence CTGATGCTGATTAATTTttacttcttttcatttttcttgttaCAAGTCAAATTGAATAGCTATTGTTACCGATCTCTAAGTCATGCCACGGATGAGCAGCAACAGATTTCCGTGACATGGAGGAGAGAATTCTTTCATTGAGCGCAACACGAGTGGTTCCTGAGTTTCTTCCGAGCCCTTTTCCACTATTTTCAGCCATAGAAAACTTAACAACAAAAAGGAAAGCCAACAATTTAACAAATATCTAGTTGGTCATAACAATTCAATGTAATAATAGTAACAAATATGATCAGACAATCAGGACATAAATTTCGGACCCATGGTTGCTAGCAATACAATTGACATGAACAAATTAACTTTTCATTAGCAGAGAAGTGTGTATTCTTTTCTCCTATCAGATTACACCTATGATAATGAAATCACAACCGACCTTAAATTTATGGAATTACTAAGTGAATTCAATGCCACTTTGCTTGAATGTATAGTTATAACCCCCAAAAAAGACAAGcagagaagaagaagcaattgATAGATGGAGTGTAGATTGAAAAGGGTGGTAAGACCATCCATCTGTGATACAAAAGGATTTAAGAAAACCAAACTTGTAAAACCATCAAACTAGAGCTGAAAATTGGAAAAGATGGTCCGGTTCAAGTGAAAAGAACGCTAACCATCCGAGGTACAAACAGAAAGCCAAAGTAAAGGCCACTTGCAAAATTAACCCAgcaagaaaaactcaaaataacctcacaaacatacaacaacaacaacaacacccacACCTTACCCCTAAAGTTAGGGTAGAGAAGCTGTTTCCGCTATACGcaactcaaaactcaaaaatacatcaaataaaaaaaaacaactacTACATACGAATCGTAACCCAGTAGTAATCTCGCAAGACCAAACAAAAAGGCAACATATAAAAGCTAAAAAGTTAAATACATTCGCAGATTAAAGCAATCAAATTATAAATCCATCTACTGGTCGACccagaaacaaaaaataaattaaaaaaaaagaagaagaagatcaacaCTGAAATCTAATTGTACCCACGAATCAAACAAATTTACGAGCATACAAAAGCAacatataatacataaatatgtttCTCTACCTACAACTACGaattaaaacaatcaaaaaaatgaataacttaCAGAAAGAGAATGGGTGAAGGAGAAGTACAAGCTTCTGGATTGTACTAGACTATGCTCAGTTGCTCACAGCTactattttcttcttttgttagcgGCAATATATAAAACTTCTGTGGTATGTTTGCGTCATTTTCACTTTTAAGCAAAAGTTTCCACCTTTCACTCTTAGAGTCAACATGAGTCGTTAGATCGTCAATTTGATTACATCCAACAGTTGATATGGCGTCGACcgatttattctttattttattttccttctcgGGAAATGGATTTTCTAGTTGTAGTAAAAAGCAAAGGAACAGTTTCATAGGAAAAGGAACACAAACAGGACCAATCAGGGAATGCCACGCAATTTCTATATTTATGTAACGCTTGTGTCATCCAATGCTTactaatgaaaaattaaaaacaatcTTCCAAAATATTCTTGGCTTAAGAAATGGAAAAGTGTAGTGAAGCAAATTTTTATAGTATAATATTTTAGTGACATAATATATGACCCTACACTTAAtactaaattataattttaattttaaattttaatagtgcacaaatataacctttaacaatttaaaactatacaaatataaccttcgatcctacgtggcaaaacgcgtgttcaacacacAAAACTGGGCGCGTTTAACTTAAAAtataaaggcataatacataaatatgaccttaaatttgacaccaaattataactttggccttaaattttgatagtgcacaaatatgacctttaactatttaaaactgcacaaatataacctttaaatgactttttactattatttttttattatttttggctcaaagataaaaaaaagcatctaatttcttttgtcattaaGGAAAAAAAGCAATagtgaagatttattaattaggtgggtcagctttatatacaaaaatcatgcgggtatgtatatatatattataaagtagagggcgaatatttaagttatataatatatctaaatataatttatttaaatattaaattaaatatgaaactatactaataataaaaaaattatagttttaataaaacgttattaaattaacgttattaaggatagtagtagtagtagtatattaaattaacgttatcaaataaaagttattaaaatattattaaattaacgtagGACGGGCCTACGTGGTTGTCaaggggttcacccgaaccccctcagtaaaaaaattatgttgtatatataagatagaattaatgttgaaccacatgaaacaagacacttagatagcccagtggtgttaatTGCTCTTCTTGAGCACAAAAAAGCTAGGTATTACTGCTatagatataaataaataaattacaataataataatgctaGTGCCTGttcttttttaataaatttaaaaaaagttaggTATTGCTGCTatagatataaataaataaattacaataataataataataataatatgcgCGGGTTCGATCCCTACTAGTgactgttctttttttttttaataaaaaaaaagttaggtgttgctgctatagaaataaataaataaataaataaataaataaataataataataataaattttaaaaaagttaggtgttactgctatagatataaataaataaattacaataataataataataataataataaaaatgacgttttaacacaaaaaaaaaatttgacagtgcacaaatatgacttttaactattcaaaactgcacaaatatgacctatttccaagtcagcccttttaacgacgtgacatcgtgtgattggattacctttccacgtaggcgagagtgaaactcacgcatggggttgcaaaatcaaaggtcatatttgttcaggcgTTGCATAGTTAAAGGttttatttgtgcactatcaaagtttaaggtgaaagttataatttggtgtgactgtatttatgtattatctctatTTTAGTTTTGGAAGGAAATAAGTTCTAAATGCATCATCATTTTCCATCTTATTGTACTTTATTCCAGACTATAAAAATCCAGTACAATTTTCTAGCTCAATCTAAATCTTTTTATCAACTTAAATAAATATGGTCATTAATTAAAGCCTTTCCTTTTTGTTAGAATCAAATAAAATCTTCTTACCACATAGATACTTACTTAAATAAAGAATGAATATATAACAACTAATTTTCTTTTCTCAACACAAAGTGAATCGAAAAGCCCAATCAAACCCGACATCTGTTTGGTTTGATTGCAGGTATTAAGATATAAGGAAAAATCCTCGAAATTGAcatgtaaaatttatttttacttttaagaGATACTCTAAGCATATTTGTGATCCTTGCACATTGTGATATTTATTAATACTTTGATTTCTTTGTTCTTTAATTTTCACAACTCAAGATTTATTAAGCAATATTGATTTGTCAACAATTCAAGTTGTTGGGTGATTTGACCTATTCTTCATTTAGATAACGCAGGCATAGTACAATTCTAGAAATGAAAAcgatgaataattttttttgttggcATAATACATCAATGTGTTCTTTAACTTTGACATCAACCGTCAATTATATCTTTTAACTTTGAATGTGTACAAAAAGACACCCGAATTTGTATAAAACTTAAAAAGTAGATGTGTGGCAATTCGTGTGAGATTGCCATGTAGATGGTACATAGGATGCGTGTTGAATTTTATACAAGGCTAAATGTTTATTTACAAAACCAAAGTCAGGAGGACGTAGAGGTAAGCTGCGGTCAAGTTAAAGAGCCTCATGTATTATGCCAATGAACACAGCTTTACAACTCGACCATCAatttatgattgattttgacaTGTAATAAATTCCAAATATTACATAAAGGGCCAGATGCATACAAGTCttgcatcaacacatagacaCAGGATCCAAGAATGGGTGTGCTATCTTGTTATGAATGCAGTGTTTGATAAAAGGGGAAGACTTATAGCACCAAAATTTGAGCCTTCTCTCAATCAGACTAGAGCGCGTCCAACTGTGTAGCCATGAATTATAAAAGCTGCTGATGGTTGCTCAAACTTTTCCTGTGTATGCTCATAAATTTGGCCAGAAATTCTGCAGTCatacatataattaattcaatcaaCAATCCAGGTCAAGAGAACTGATGATACTTAGAAATCACTaagttcttttcctttttctagacAAACACGATCAAGCAAGAGCATAGCGTGTTTACCTTCTAATTTTAACAAAGCAGACGTTCCAAGAGGAAGCCTTTTCTCCTGCAGATCGTCTTGTTGTTACTCGATGAACTTTTCTCAAATAAGTATATTAATATAGAAGGATAAAACTTACATAATAAGCATGCCAATAATAGATTTCCCTTCTTATACCAGCATCAACCCTCTTAAGGAATTCTTCAACCAGCTTCTGCATTGCATTGAACATAATCTATTAACCATGTCATCTTCCTTAGATATTACTACCTCTTTAACCATCCTCATTGAAGTTCATACACTTTACCAGGAGAATAAGTTTCGGATGCACAAACTCCACCAAAAGCTTTTGAAACTTCCCTCGAACTGAAAATAACCTGATTAAATCATACACATGTAACTGTTAAGTTGAGATTTATTCAGAAGAATAAATTTGCTATTTCGAATTACATTACTTTGTTTGGTTGGGATCAGCTAGAATTTCTGCTGCAAGTTCTGTTACTACTTCTTCCCATCCTATTGAAATTGGTTGGTCTTCAGCAAAGGGATAGCTGTATAAAGTTTGGATCAGTAATCCATAAACTAGCAAGGGAATAATCTGTAAGTATAGTAGTACTACTTGTGCGCTTTGCAGGCTTCAAGAGCCATAATTGCTCTCCTCAAATTATGCTTTGATTTGGCGGCTATCTTAGCAGCAAAGTCCATTGGTAGTTCAAAATCTTCCTTTCTTGCTATCTGAATAAGAACTTCCATGGTCTAAGAAATGCAAAAGATAGAAATTAGAAGGAAATTCTTGTGTCCGGCTGAAGATAGGATGACCAAAATGACATGTCGCATTTATAGTTAATGTTAATGCAGATTATATTAGAATGTACTATTTTACACTTACTTCATGAGTTACAGGAGCTGCAACTTCAACAACTTTGCTGCGGCTTTTCACCGAGTCAAGTATAGTTACATCATCTTCACAGCAGAGAATGAGTTTGCAAGCATCTGAATAGCAGTCCATTATCCATTTTATTAAGTGCTGCATGTTTTCCGCAGCTTTGTCCACATTATAAAGAACTATTACTGTAAGCAGCAAAGTATTTCTTAATTAGGTCAGGATTGAAGTCATAGAATGTTAAAATAGTTTTTGCTTTGATAGACGTGATCACCTTTGTAATCAGCCTTATTATTTACTCTGCTGATTTCAGGGGTCAGTGCATACTCTGAAGTTATTTGCTTAACTAAAGCTATTATGGCATATCTAGCATTAGGCTCCAACTGAACGTTGAGCTCGATATGGTGAGGACTTGAGCTTACTGGTACAACAATTTGCACTGGCCTTGTTTCCTATCAGCAAATAGGGGAGAAGAAGAGAAATATAACAGTGATACTTGGTACTAGTTATGTAAATAAAATGGCATTCTACAGCATGGAATCAAATTAAACTGCCTTTAACACTGCCAAGTACCAAATAGTGTGTGATAATTAACAATGTGTTGTCTACAAACATCAACCACTATACAGATGAATCTAGATTCAATTGAAAATCACAAGCTTTTAGCCGCATTTTATCCTTTATAACTGCATCAAAAATTGTGCCAAATAGCTTACAATTTGATCGAACTAACGGTGCTTCTGTCCAAGCACACCAAAAGGTATTGTTGTTTGATCGAAAAAATGGATATGAGAAAGTTTAAGCAGACTTAGAGCCCTAACTTCCATGATCAAGAGAGACTTGtataaatgaataaatagaagaaaagaagtCAGACTGAGGTACCTTAATTTGGAAGTATCTCAAATCATGGGATACctacaaataagaaaataattaaaccaGAATATTTGTACTGATGAACCATAAGAAGTGTAACATAGCTCTCATCTTCTAAGTCTGGCTTTACTTACGTTGTAGATTGTATCTCCATAGATTTCACGCAAAAGAGCCATCGTGAGCGCTCTCCTCCCAGAACCAGGAGGACCCTTGAATAAGATCTGTGGAAGGATTTCATTTGAAGAAACCTAGAACAACAAAACTTAGCTTGTGATCTAAGCAGAAAAATGTGAAAGCAAAGTGTCCTAGTGAGTGTATGTTGTGTGTATCACCACTTGATTCGTCAGGAAAAGGGGGTTTAGAATTTAGATCATGTTTACCAGGTTTTTAAGTAGTACAGCTTCTTGCTTGTGGCAAGTAAATCCTTCTAGTGAAGCAGGTTGATGCTTATCGGCCCAGAAGGGTCTCAAGCTTTGAACTACAGATGCCTTGGCAATTACTAAAGCTTCATCAACCGGATGCCCTCTTTCTGGAGAGTCTCCTCTTGAGGTACTGCAAGTTCCCTTCTTGATACAAGAAAACCATGCTTCTGACTGCTTCTTTTTCCTGTTCGCGATGAAATTTCTCATACTTTTGGTTGTCCTTCCACTAGCATCACTCATATTACTGCTCTGCCTACTTGTGAAAGTACTCGTGCTTttagttgtttgagtcatagTATTACTAGATAAATTCCTTCTTCCACTCTGATTGAAAGTAGCAGGTGTTTTCACAGATTCAACATTTATATCAATCAGTACCTGAGGCTTTTTATCGAATTTACTTTCAGTAATCTTCTGCATGTTCAAGGCTCCATAGTCCCGAGAAAAGAAAATGTCACCAGGTGAAATGGTTTCTGTGCTTTCAAACATACGATTAGCACCAGTAGTGCTTCCAGAAATCTTTGCGTGGGCGATCATTTCATTAAGTTCACCTCCTGTAGGTCCATGCTTATTAGGAATTTCCTTTTCTTTCCGCGACAAGCTCCTAATTGGCAATTGGGAAGGCGTCTTATTATTTGCCATCCTTCGCtccttggaagcatcaaacttgtGTTGTCTTTCGGGTCTAGGAGCAGAAGCGTACCTGCGATTATAATTTGATTTCTCCCCTAGTCTATTCTGAGAATTATTATTACCTTGTGATTGATTTTGCTTCCTATTTGACTCAGCAAAAAACCCGTCATGATCCTTGCCCGCATATTCATATGGAGACATATGTCTATGGTTCTCAGATTTTTGAAAAGGACTAACATTTCTACGAGAATGTAAATGATCAGGCCTGCGTGAAAACGTGCTAACACTTCTAGGAAAAGCCTTTGCAGGAGAATGAACTTCAGCATCATTGATATCTCTACGAAGCTTATAATGAGACTTAGTAGTTCTCCTTCGTGCAGCACTTGGAACATTAGTCCTCCAGCTTAAATTAAAAGAACCATTGTCCTTTGCTTTCTCCAATGTTACAGTTGGCTCTTCCAGTTCAGATTCTTCAAGatctatttctttttcattctttagaTTTGCTTCCCGGTGTGGACTCTTCTCCAATGTCCAGTCTGTCTCCGTATCTGATGGCTCATAACCACTTCTTCTTTGCCTCATGGTCGACTGGAGTTTCAGTTGTAAAGCTCTGGTAGACGTGGAACCTCCCTCCATTTTAGCAGATATTTTTCTCTGTGAGCTATGATTCGAACAGTAGAAAAATTTGCTGGtctaaaaggaaataataatcATAGGTGGGAAGTAGCATCCAACATATTCTGTGAAGACAGCAACAACATACACAGAGTGGTAACAAGAATTGTATCAATTAGAATTTTTTGCGTGTGTGAAagcacaagaaaagaaaaactatgGTGTCcgagatgtaattaaataaaacagAATATGATCTTTATTACAGCTAAACAAATTTAAATTAAGTGGTCACATAGTTTTTAACATGGTGTTGAGTTAGACAAATAAATGTGTTCTCCGCAACCTTAAGATGCTCACCTTAATTCACATTGAGTGGAACGGGAATATTCTGAAGTGGGTGAAAAAGTGGTGAAGACAACTACGCCCAGACATGGGCCATTGGACAAATGGCACAGAATATACAGTAAAATATGAAAGAGCGATGAACACAAAGCAGAAACATTGGTGAAAACGATGAGCTGATGCAGAATTAAGGACCAGCTAATATAGCAGAAGAGTAAGCTTCTGACATTGTGCTCAGCATCTGTTTATTACAAGGATGTTCTGAAACTTCTAAGCGCATTGCCGAGGAcaacaagtcattaattttgtGGCCTCTGCATGGAACAAAACGGATTCCCTAATCCCTATCCTGGTCTCACTTTGtttctaagaaaaaaaagaaaaataaatttgtcTTTTATTCTGAACAGATATCAACTTCTAATTTCCACATTCAACTGTTCTCGAAGTTCATAAAGATTCTTGAATCCTTCTAGTTGGTAAGTATGATCAATGTCAACTTCTATTGCCACGGCTAGGACAGAATTGCTGAATCCGATAGGCAATTGGTTAGATGTACCTGGAAGAAGTAATCATTTCAGTAAGCATTTAGTGTAACCCTACACCAGAACAGTTCTTGATTATTATGTGCAACtcattgatttttgagttttgatctcgcttctccttttctttttgtttgaaggaGGAAGAtggaaaataataaatagaaggaATTTTTCTGTTAACAGAATTGTTGCTACTGGTTCTTCGATTATGACCCCATGTGTAGCTGCTGAATCTTCTCAAGGTCAGTTCATCACCCATTTGTACTTTTGAGTTACTTCAGCCTTTAGTGTGTTTGTCTACTGCCATTATGGAAAatttctgttttttttctttttgaaaggGCTTGCTTGCTTACTTAACAAACATTGATAAATACAGGCTTGCAGCGATTACCATTTAAACCAGAGGGATACAACTATTGGACCTGGCGAGGCTACATAATGCATTATGTGGAGCAAGGCGAAGGGTTTCCAGTTGTTCTGATTCACGgatttgcttcttcttcttttcattgGAGGTAATTTACCTTTGCATTTGTATGACACTGAGTTTACTTACAATATTTAGTGGGCTTATTCACATCAAATCTTAGGTATAACTTACCAGAACTGGCTAAAAGATACAAGGTTTATGCTCTCGATTTGCTCGGATTTGGCTGGAGTGAAAAGGCAAAAATAGACTATGATGCCTTGATTTGGAGAGATCAGGTTGTTGACTTCTTAAAGGAGGTCGTTAAACAGTCCGCTGTTTTAGTTGGGAACAGGTGACTTCATTCATTTGTCAACTTGTCATTGCAATGAATCTACAAAATGCATAGCAGCTTTAATTGGTACTTGGTAGAGCTTCAGTAAAATATAAGTACtatgtaattgaattatattatgATGACTCTTGTACTATTTAACAGTCTTGGAGGATTTACTGCCTTGTTAGCAGCAGCACCACAGCCAGaaacaaatttataaaatcaatcttctggtaaaaaaaaaaaaaaaatgtaaatcaaAAACCAATCTTTCAAGCAAGTAAAAAGGACCACCCGGTGCACTAAACTCCCGCTATGTGCGGGGTTTGGATCAAAAGGGTCTATTGTAAGCAGATTATGTTTCCAtagcttgaacttgaatttaggctgttattttaacaacaacaacaacaacaaacccagtgtattcccacctagtggg comes from Capsicum annuum cultivar UCD-10X-F1 chromosome 2, UCD10Xv1.1, whole genome shotgun sequence and encodes:
- the LOC107860028 gene encoding uncharacterized protein LOC107860028; translation: MEGGSTSTRALQLKLQSTMRQRRSGYEPSDTETDWTLEKSPHREANLKNEKEIDLEESELEEPTVTLEKAKDNGSFNLSWRTNVPSAARRRTTKSHYKLRRDINDAEVHSPAKAFPRSVSTFSRRPDHLHSRRNVSPFQKSENHRHMSPYEYAGKDHDGFFAESNRKQNQSQGNNNSQNRLGEKSNYNRRYASAPRPERQHKFDASKERRMANNKTPSQLPIRSLSRKEKEIPNKHGPTGGELNEMIAHAKISGSTTGANRMFESTETISPGDIFFSRDYGALNMQKITESKFDKKPQVLIDINVESVKTPATFNQSGRRNLSSNTMTQTTKSTSTFTSRQSSNMSDASGRTTKSMRNFIANRKKKQSEAWFSCIKKGTCSTSRGDSPERGHPVDEALVIAKASVVQSLRPFWADKHQPASLEGFTCHKQEAVLLKNLVSSNEILPQILFKGPPGSGRRALTMALLREIYGDTIYNVSHDLRYFQIKETRPVQIVVPVSSSPHHIELNVQLEPNARYAIIALVKQITSEYALTPEISRVNNKADYKVIVLYNVDKAAENMQHLIKWIMDCYSDACKLILCCEDDVTILDSVKSRSKVVEVAAPVTHETMEVLIQIARKEDFELPMDFAAKIAAKSKHNLRRAIMALEACKAHNYPFAEDQPISIGWEEVVTELAAEILADPNQTKLFSVRGKFQKLLVEFVHPKLILLKLVEEFLKRVDAGIRREIYYWHAYYEKRLPLGTSALLKLEEFLAKFMSIHRKSLSNHQQLL
- the LOC107858299 gene encoding 2-hydroxymuconate semialdehyde hydrolase-like, producing MSTSIATARTELLNPIGNWLDVPGRRGRWKIINRRNFSVNRIVATGSSIMTPCVAAESSQGLQRLPFKPEGYNYWTWRGYIMHYVEQGEGFPVVLIHGFASSSFHWRYNLPELAKRYKVYALDLLGFGWSEKAKIDYDALIWRDQVVDFLKEVVKQSAVLVGNSLGGFTALLAAAPQPETNL